One window of uncultured Trichococcus sp. genomic DNA carries:
- a CDS encoding QueT transporter family protein, which produces MQKTFTKTQKLTFSAMYIAMYIVIMALTQSFAFGQYQIRIATTLYALAYFNPFLIIPAGLANLMSNLFFGGLGIIDMLGGTLVGIVTASLVYAVRKYNLPKWCLILPIIFIPGIIVPIYLSQLLAIPFLPLVVSLCIGQSVPAFVGYFLVQALEKRFYKSALLKP; this is translated from the coding sequence ATGCAAAAAACATTCACAAAAACACAAAAATTGACTTTCTCAGCGATGTATATCGCTATGTACATCGTCATCATGGCTCTGACGCAATCTTTCGCTTTTGGACAATATCAAATCCGCATCGCCACAACTCTTTACGCCCTAGCTTATTTTAATCCGTTCCTGATCATTCCGGCAGGCCTCGCCAATCTTATGTCGAACCTGTTCTTCGGCGGACTGGGGATCATCGACATGCTTGGCGGGACCCTCGTCGGCATCGTTACGGCTTCGCTCGTTTACGCTGTCCGCAAATACAACTTGCCGAAGTGGTGTCTGATCCTGCCGATCATCTTCATCCCGGGAATCATTGTGCCGATCTACCTATCGCAACTGTTGGCCATCCCGTTCCTGCCGCTTGTCGTCAGCCTCTGCATCGGCCAATCGGTACCGGCTTTCGTCGGCTACTTTTTGGTGCAGGCACTGGAAAAACGATTCTATAAAAGCGCGCTTTTAAAGCCATAA
- a CDS encoding DEAD/DEAH box helicase — translation MNYTTFEDFAISEEIVTALKALRYFKPTQVQQEVIPLTLKGKDIIVESQTGSGKTVSFGVPLCESVSWEENRPQALILVPTRELALQVKEDITNIGRLKRIKATAVFGKTSFDTQKSELRQKSHIVVGTPGRVLDHLQKGTMKFDKIRYLVLDEADEMLNMGFIEQVEAIIDFLPKQRQTLLFSATMPNEVVRLASFYMKNDRVSVKMESDEASKPKILQSFIRVQESGKPKQLLDLLTVENPDSCIIFCNTQEAVNGLYTFLSKAGLPIDKMHGGMVQDDRTAVMDDFRKGKLRYLVATDVAARGIDVDNVTHVVNYDVPEEKESFIHRTGRTGRAGKTGVALTLVTPSEERSWQGVKDFAQQEITEIDPPSARFVQHHKAAFEKKLQERPVIKRARNRELNKDITKVYFNGGKKKKLRAIDFVGTLTNIPGVDADDIGIITIQENVTYIEILNGKGPFVISEMQNRTVKGKALKVHKARK, via the coding sequence ATGAATTATACAACATTTGAAGACTTCGCAATCAGCGAAGAAATCGTTACGGCACTAAAGGCATTGCGTTATTTCAAACCGACGCAAGTACAACAGGAGGTCATCCCGCTGACCTTAAAGGGCAAAGATATCATTGTCGAATCGCAGACCGGCAGCGGCAAGACCGTCAGTTTCGGCGTACCGTTGTGCGAAAGTGTGAGCTGGGAGGAAAACCGTCCGCAGGCGCTGATTTTGGTTCCGACAAGGGAGCTGGCGCTGCAGGTGAAAGAGGACATCACCAACATCGGACGGCTGAAGCGGATCAAGGCTACTGCTGTCTTCGGAAAAACTTCCTTCGATACGCAAAAATCGGAATTGAGACAGAAAAGCCATATCGTAGTCGGCACTCCGGGCAGGGTATTGGACCATCTGCAAAAAGGGACAATGAAATTTGACAAGATACGCTACCTGGTCCTTGATGAGGCGGATGAGATGCTGAATATGGGCTTCATTGAGCAAGTGGAAGCCATCATCGATTTCCTTCCGAAACAAAGACAAACGCTGCTGTTCTCTGCGACCATGCCGAATGAAGTGGTGCGTTTGGCCAGCTTCTATATGAAGAACGACCGCGTTTCAGTGAAAATGGAAAGCGACGAGGCATCCAAGCCGAAGATTCTGCAATCCTTCATCCGTGTCCAAGAGTCGGGCAAACCCAAGCAACTATTGGATCTGCTGACCGTTGAGAATCCTGACAGCTGCATCATCTTCTGCAATACGCAAGAAGCCGTTAATGGACTGTACACATTCTTGAGCAAAGCCGGTTTGCCGATCGATAAGATGCACGGCGGAATGGTGCAGGATGACCGCACAGCCGTCATGGATGATTTCCGCAAAGGGAAATTGCGCTATCTGGTGGCTACGGATGTGGCTGCACGCGGGATCGATGTCGATAACGTGACGCATGTCGTCAATTATGATGTCCCCGAGGAGAAAGAGAGCTTCATCCACCGTACCGGCAGGACCGGCCGCGCCGGCAAAACGGGGGTAGCCTTGACCTTGGTTACGCCTAGTGAGGAAAGAAGCTGGCAGGGAGTGAAAGACTTCGCTCAGCAGGAAATCACCGAAATCGATCCGCCGAGCGCACGCTTCGTGCAGCATCACAAAGCGGCTTTCGAAAAGAAACTGCAGGAACGCCCAGTCATCAAACGGGCACGCAACCGGGAATTGAATAAGGACATCACCAAAGTCTATTTCAACGGCGGCAAGAAGAAAAAACTGCGCGCCATCGATTTCGTCGGCACGCTGACGAACATTCCAGGCGTCGATGCGGATGACATCGGCATCATCACGATCCAGGAAAACGTGACTTACATCGAAATCCTGAACGGCAAAGGCCCTTTTGTGATTTCCGAGATGCAGAACCGGACCGTCAAAGGTAAAGCATTGAAAGTGCACAAAGCAAGGAAATAG